The genomic stretch TATCAATGTCGTACTCCCTCTGTTTTTTCTAAGTGTCACATTTGgtttgtcttaagtcaaacatTACAATCTTTGATCAATCATTTTTAAAAATCCTTATAGTTTGACGATATATGAATTATAtattatgatagtatttctcataataatttttaaaaatataaatcttaTGACATGAAATAATACAATTTTTTTGAAATCAATGGTTAAAGATAGACACGTTTGACTTAGGATAaattaaatgtgacacttaaaaGAAAGAGGGAAGTACGTCTCTAAAATGAAGCAATTTATGATCCGAACACTGATTTTTATAAGTTCCAATGTGCTCCCTCCATCCGGAGAAGAATATAAATTCTAGAACAATAGCAAATTAAAGCCTCTcaagtttaactaaatatatatatataaagttataagtattactttttttTCTGCGAACGAAGTTATAAGTATTACGATATCAAATAAGTATCATAGATGGGTAGAACTTCGTTTCTTATCTTAAAAATGAGTATCATAGATTTAGCatgagatatatttttataaaataattatttggCAATATAAACGTTAATATTTTTAACTATACATTCAATCAAACTTTGAGCACTTCAATCAAGAATGCACCTAAAATTGCATTCTTTTCTAGAACTAACTCCTATAGTCCTATCAAAAGATAGCTCCTTTCTCGAGACTAATTGTTTTGTAGGAGTATCAAACAATCATTGCCTGCACAAGCTGTAACATTGACATTCTTTAACAATAATATTTAACATAGCCATGCAAATCAAGAAAATTTCCACGCCGCCAACCAAACCCAAAACGTATAAAAAAACAACAGGGAAGAATAATTGACAATCATGCATGCGGCAGCTGTTGTTGAACAAGGGGTTTCGTGCCAAGACATTATTATTATGACGCAAAGCTCTACTCGAACCGGGATTAAAAACTACTTCTATGCGAACAGAGCATCGAGCATTCGAGCTCACATATTTCCAACAAAAAGCGAGGTTAAAACTGAACAAATTATACTTGCCCCGGTCTAATTAATCCAAAACGCTACTGAACGCCAACACTATTTCTTGTCAGTTGTCAGTTTGTGAATTGTGAGAGGAGGCAGCAGCGCCGTAGCAGCAGTGCAGCTGCAGCACCCACTCTGCTGTGGGGGATCCAGGCCCACGCGTGAATCACTCCACGCTGGAAGTGGGGCCTCCGAGGCGCATGTGCCGGGCTGGGCTACGCTGGAGCGGGGCCCGCGCCGTATCTGCAGGAAAAGGAGGGGGGTTGTGGGGACGCGGGGAGCTGGGGAGTGGGCCCCAGTCAGCGCGAGACTGGACTGTGGGCGTGGAGCGGGAGCCACCCGTGCCGCGGTAGGGGAGCAGCCAACGGCTGCGATCGCGTGCACGCCGCGCCTCCTCCCGCTAGTCCGTCCCGACCGTTTGGGGTTGGGGCCGGTTGGTGGCTGGGGGTACTGTGCTGCTGCCGGGGTAATATTGGCACTCCTCGCTATGGGATGGGGAATCACTCCTTTTGCCGGCGCAAACAGGTGGTTTTTCTTCTAAGAGCATCCATCCGTTTTACAAATaagctttgcattcatgtatttacaaaaaagttttaaaaatacttatccaacggtttggcatttagactttgcaattttgttaacttggcaaaaagaaaggaaggattggcatatatgccaaacctgTTCACACTTGGCAATGGAAAATTGGCGCgaagtgattaatgccaaaccattggaggttgcctcttttcacctttgccatatttttttgagactaaactccctcatttgccaaaccaattatgcaaaacggttggggatgctctaaggccctgtttagattggaggtaAAACTTTTttaatgtcacatcggatgtgtagAAAGAATGTCGAGAGGGGTTTTTTATaatctaataaaaaaataaattacatagctcgtctggaaactttaagacaaatctattaagcataattaatctgtcattagcacatgtaggttacggtagcacttaaggctaatcatagactaactaggcttaaaaaattcgtttctcgattttcaaccaaactgtgtaattatttttttttatcttcatttaatgttctatgcatgtgtccaaagattcgatgggatggatgaaaaatttttgggtggggaactaaacagggcctaacagGTTCTATGAAATATTTGCACCGGCTTGTAGAGTGGAATTTTGAAGAACTCCTCTATCGAAAATAGGAGGAAAAAGGCAAAGTCAAGTTCCTATTATTTCCATGCGAAATTTAAAAACGTAATTTCTTATTCTTACATACAACAATAGTGTACTTTATGATCAATACATGGATGATGATCCAGGATCACTAGCATCGTATTTTAGAGTATTTGCCTGTGTGAATGAGGATCTTGACAAGTTATATATCAATACTACTCGTGTCGTTGTAACTATCTGCACTCATTTCAATATCCACGTAACAATCTATTGTAATTAGCACGGATTCCATATAGAATTCACAGTTAATTGCAATTTAAGGAAGCTAACTATCATGTATATTATGTTATATTGTATAGCCTTATACAAATTTAAGAAACGGATATATAATTTCATTTCAAACAAAATAGATTGAACTACCTCAAAAATTCAATTGAACTTAACATGGTTCACCATTCCCCTATCCACCTACCGCAAAAAGTTTTTGTATTAAGCTCTTGATATACGTCTATATTTGTTTATTTTAGTACTTCAGGTGCTTCTCTAGCGAATAATTCAAATATGTTTATGAATGAAGATAAGATATTCTAAACACAATCTATATGTGTATTTGCGAAACCATATACATAATTACATGTCTCAACTCTCAACAATGTTTTCACTTTTTATATATGTAGTTAGtattcataaaaaaaatcacaaTAGTTGGGTAAAAGATGAGTAAAAATGTGACGTGCATAGCAATATATATAAGAGTATTTGAAGATTTTTCAGtgtgggtgggggtggggggagGCACATCCCCTACTAAGCCCTTGGTTCCACCAGATATGTGGAAATCGTTTAGTCCAATTGAACTTAACTTAATATGgtgtataaataaaaaaaattattggcGAATGAGACAATTAACACACGAAACGCAACATGGTTAACATAGCTTTGTGCGACATGGTTAACAAATGAGGTTTCTTTGCAGTTGGTTCTCTATAGATAATGCACTAATAGGCAGATCTGATTGCAGTAAGATCCACCTGTCAATGACTTAATAACTACAGGGGAATCAAATGCTTTACTTAGGGTTTGTTTGgtttcccttgctaaattttaggcagctaaactttagtcactttagtagaaaCTTTCCAATACATTGACTAACATGagttaaaatagtttagtcccaCCAGTCATCCAAGAATAGTTAAAATAATCTTAGCTGAGTAAAATTTAGTAAGGAAACCAAAGTGGACCTTATAGGAAGAGCATAAGGATATCACTTAGAAAAAAAAGCAATGgaagagaagagagaaagaagaagagaagatggGAAACAAAATCTGTTTTGCATCCGTCATGATATTTCTAGCCACGACCAGAAAACAAAATGATATTTCTTGTCAAACCTAAGCAACAGCTAAACCTCTTGTAACCGACGGATTCCATCTGTCTCCATACGCAAAAAACCTGCTTCTACCAACAGTAGCAACAAGGGAACGAACAAAATCAAACAATAAAAACCTTTGGGATACAGACAACAAAACCAAAAGCTAGAGGCTCCTCGTCTCCTACCGACTACCGTTCAGGCGCACTTCACCACACTAAAAAAGTTAATTAATTTAATGACCCAGTCACAGCCAGAATTAACATGCCCTGCTCTGCtccaaaaaataaataaataaaaacccAAATCACTGTTCCATAAGTACCCTCCCTCCTCCTTCCCGTTCCGCCTCTCCCCTCTTCTTCTCTTGTCGCCTCCCCTCCGCCGCTTCCGCTGTTCGCAGTGCTGCCGCCTCCCCTCTTCTCTTCGCCCGTGAGGCCGTTCCGCCGTCCCGGAGGCTCGAACCCCTCGGCCAGCGCACGGGACCCTAAACCCTCCCCACTCGCGCGGGGTTCGCCCGCGACGcatgcgcggcggcggcggctggtagCCTCGGCCGCCGGCGATCGCCGGAAATCTGTGGGGGACAGTGCGGCGGCTTTTACGAACGCCGGAGACGGCGGGGGTGGGGAGCGTAGcgagatggcggcggcggggaaGGGCTGGGCCGAGCGGGTGCGCCGCGGGGTGAGGACCGCCTGGTTCATGGTGGCCATGGTGGCCTCGCTGCTCGTGgcgtcggcgccggcgctggtggCAGCGGGCGACGTGGCAGTGGCGCTCTGGCTCGAGGTGCGGCTCGGCTGCTTCCGCGGCGACGGCCTGCGGGGCCACCTCCAGCGCTACCGTTTCCGGAACTCGCTTGCCGACATACCTCTGGTCTCCGTCGTTCGATCCATCGTCATCACCTGTAAGCCCTCCGCTGCCTGCTAACTCCTCATTGATGCTTCAAAACGGGCAAACGACCTAACCAACCTGTTCGTTTGAGTTGGATTTCCTTTTCTTGTTCTCCCCTGTGTGATTATTTGCTCTGGTGATGTGTATGTTTTACTTTGTagaattaaaaattttggggtGAGGTCTTAGCTTGAGAAGATCTTTTTGCATTCCTCTATGAGGATTTGGTGATCTGAAAGATACAGTAGTCACTACGTATGTGCTTGTCTTCTTTTGCTTGGACGGAGCTTTCGGCGAAATCTGCGTGTATCTGCAGTTATTAATCACAGAGTATAGCTGTTGCTTGCTTTCTTTTCTTGGGATGTAGTTAAACTAAGCCTGTTGTTTAGCTGGACTGGTTGTAAGAAATTTGGAACCTCTCGGATCAGTTTCAAGTATGCGTCTACCAAGTTCTGCTCTATTCTTTATTTGGGAGCAAAAGACTAACCTTATGTTCTGCTGCTTCTGCAGGTGTATACCTCATGTCTGATACTTCTGGCCTCTCTCATGGTCCTTACCTTGGAACAACAACTTTCTGTTCCTTGGCTTCTCTGCTCATCTTGTTAATTAAGGCATCTGTTTATAGTCCGGCTCAGGACATTGGACCTGAGCTCTCGCCATCATTACCAGATCACAATCTCAATCTCAAGAAGCTATGGGGAATGCCTGTACTTTTCCTGTCTTCCTTGGTGTTTGCTCTTGGCCATGTTATTGTTGCTTACAGAACAAGCTGTAGGGCTCGACGGAAGCTTCTCATTCACCGCATTGACCCTGAATCGGTATGACTGCCATACATTTGGTCTTCTAAATCTCACTTGTCATCAATTTATAAATAATCTGCAACTTGATCATTGGTTGATGTAAACTTTGATGATTTATGAATTTGTTGTTTTCCTACTGCTTTCAGATTTTAGCATACAAGAATGCCTTCTCTGGATGCTACAAGGTTCCAAGGTCTCCTACACCATACAGTGGAAAGCTTTTTACAAGGAGTGAAAGTGAGACAAAGAGAAAAACACTTATCCAGGAGGATCATGATCTGCCAATCAGTTTTCTTGCAGACAGTGATAGCATGTTCATTGCTTGCCAGGGGATCACTATACACTACAAAGTTTCTGATCCAGCAGCCAGCCTACCTTCATCCCCTGACTCCTTTTCAGAGAGAGATACTCATCACGATGTTATTTCATCAAGCATTTCTCCTAGAAGACAGAGGCATGAGAGTCCACCATCTGCTTCCTCTAATACCCGCCGTCTTCTGAATAGGAGCTTTAGCCATCAATATCATCATACTTCGCTATATGCACCACTATTGGTCGAACCAGTGGCATCTCCAACTTTGTTGGATGATATCCCTCTGATGTGTCTTGATGATGGCAATGCTGATGGATGTTTGAATCATGTGGGCTTTGATCTTGAGGCTGGAAGGCAGGGTAAATTTGCTGTAGTTTTGGTACATGGATTTGGAGGGGGAGTATTCTCGTGGAGACATGTTTCCAGTTTGCTAGCTCGACAATTGGGCTGCACTGTGATGGCCTTTGATCGCCCAGGATGGGGATTAACATCTCGACCTCGCAGAAAGGACTGGGAAGATAAGAAGTTACCGAATCCATATGAGCTGGAGTCTCAGGTAATCCTTTTCTCCACTCAAAATGCAAGTCTAGTATCTACAGGCAGCATTTGGTCAAAAATTTGATTTTACCGCTTAGTATATACTTCACTGGAAAAAAAAGGTCTCATAGAGCATTAAAAAATAGTGCATAAACACGAGGAATCTTGTCTTCATAGACCACATTTCTGTcagaatttttttcatttttataagtAGAATCACCTGAATGTATATTTCTACCATCTACCCTCAGGGATATATTGTCTATGAAGTATTAAGTGTTTTATGCTACTAACAGCTTGTAAGAGGACACCTTTTTTGTTTATTATAATAACTACTGTCTTAAATTTAGTCCAGTGGGCGCAAAAAACCTCCTGCGCTAAACATTGTATTTCCCTTTCTGTACTTAGAAGAGATCATGTTTACAAACAgcattttatatgattttgtgTAGTTATTTCATGTTTACAAACAACATTGTATGATCCTTTGCAGGTTGATCTTCTTATTTCATTTTGCTCAGAGATGGGATTGCACTCTGTGGTTTTAGTTGGTCATGATGATGGAGGGTTGCTTGCCTTGAAAGCTGCGGAGAAGCTGCGCACTTATGGAGTTGATAGAAAGGTACTTTGAGAAATTAGCTTGTTGTTTTGGATGGAAGTTAACACATCATGCAAGGTTGTACTGAATGTTATTTGTTTGCTTTTGCAGGTTGAAGTGAAGGGAGTAGTTCTTATTGGTGTAAGCTTATCAAGAGAAGTCATTCCTGCATTTGCTCGTATACTCCTGCATACACCTCTGAGGAAAAAGCACATGGTTCGACCACTTCTACGCACTGAAATCACTCAGGTCATCAATCGGCGGGCATGGTATGATGCCACAAAGTTGACCACAGAAATTCTTAACCTATACAAGGTAAGCACACTTAGCGGTTCTTACATCTCCCTTTAATACATTTTTCAAATAATTGATTTTCATGCTAGTTTCGGGAAGCTTTCATACAGATGTGATGCATATAATCTTGTGTTTATTGCACTGCTGTTATTTTGTCCTGCGAAAGAAAAGATGCTTACATCTTACtccatccattccaaattataggttgttttggggttttctagatacataatttTTATTATGTACTCTTCCAATTTATAGGCCGTTTTGGCATTTTTGatacacaacttttgttttgtatATAGACATATCGTATACCTAGGAAAGCCAAAACGACCTATAATTTGGGACATTGGGTGGTATATAGACTAATAGACATAATGTATATCTAGGTACATGTCAAAAGCTATGTTcttagaaaagccaaaatgatCTATAATTTTGGGACGGATGGATTAGTCGTATTCAATAACTAATTTCAGGACAGCTATTTAGTACCTGGAGCCTTCCTGTTCCGTCCATGTGAAAACATGCAATGTTAAAATGCACATGCTTTGTTCATTCTGTGGACATCGAGGTGTTGACCGACTTGAATTGATTTTGTGTTAGGCTCCACTATTTGTTGAGGGCTGGGATGAAGCACTTCATGAAGTAGGCCGGCTCTCGTTTTCTACTGTCCTACCATCAAAAAGAGCAGCAGATTTACTAAAATCAGTGGAAGACCTTCCGGTTCTGGTGGTAGCGGGCTCCGAGGATGCTCTTGTTTCTGTGAAGTCGGCACAAGCCATGGCTTCGAAACTTGTAAATTCTGTAAGTAATCTGCTCCCACTTGTTCGTGATTTTTGTAGGGACTTGATTTTGTCTGACAGGTATTCTTAACAACCCACTGCTTTTTACTTGTGCAGAGGATAATAACTATATCTGGGTGTGGACATCTGCCGCATGAGGAGTGCCCCAAGGCGTTGCTCTCTGCTCTTTCTCCTTTCATCTCTACATTGGTACCCTCAGAAGATTTGTTGCAAAGACTGTAGAATATACTCGTTCCTTTTCGTTCTTCTTAAGATTTTTTTTCCCAGTGTTTCCGTCCTCCACATTGAGTAGACCCCTCTAGTTGGTGAGTTTGTATGAGCCAGTGTAGCGCAAAGTAGTAGTGGAGCCTGACCCAAAATCTCAAGGGTTCGTAGAGCTCCCCTGATCTTTTTTTGTCACATGTAATGGTTTCCCCCGAACGATTTCAATTAAGCAAGTTGAATCTGTACAGCACATGCTTTGTTCCGTTCCTCGTCAGCCTgagtagatatagatatataaatatatttaaaggACTGGGATAGGTGAAGCATTTTCGGTACTCAGCAGCACATGTCCTGATTGGCTTTGTGGCTGGTATCATGTGCTGTGGATCCAGCAGGGGATGCGTAACAGTTCTTttgaatgagcacaagtggtgGAGGTTGAGAGAGGTGTAGCTGAGCAAATAAATTTGAAGATCTTCCTTCCACTCAAGCGCCTCCGCCCTTACGTGGTCCTTGCTTTGTGATTCACAGGGGAGCCACAATGCTCTTGGTTGTGCCACCCACCAGGCGATGGGAAGTTGGCAGTTTGTTCATCAAACTTCACAGGCGATCACCGTGGCCCTGTGGGGATGCTTCTGATTGGTAGTTGGCTATTTACACTCGCGGGATTGATTTCCTATAAGGCTCCCTTTGGGCTCCCTTTGGTAGCGCTCCCTTTGGGCTCCCTTTGGTAGCAGCAAATCCTGGAGGGATCCCGGCCTTTTCCCTAGGAGGGAATCCTGCCCGGCTATTTTCCACGGACCACAACACGCGTCTATTTGGAATTCCACCACCCGGGTCTCTCGGCCCCACAAGAGTAGGGTTTTCACATGGAATTCTGCCTGGCCTCCAGACACGGGGCGTCATTCTCGTTCGTTTTCCTCGACTCAACTACCCTCCGTCGCCTCCCCTCCGCCTCGCCTCAACTCTCCTCCATCTCCGTCCTCACCTCGACTTCTCCTCCGTTGCCGCCATCGTGCGACACCAGCACCACCGTCTCCCGACTCCGCAGGTGAGCTCGCTTCCATCTGCTTCCACCTCGCTTTTGCTAGATTTTAGATGATAATTATTAGACATGATTTCATATTTGaaatatcatttttgtatggagagacttattcctgagatttTTCACGGTTTTGTGGTTTCAACATTAATCTATAGTAACTTTCTTAAATTCTGATTTTTTATGATTTGTTTAAgatattattttaaatttctTCGATGGTGATAATGAGCAGCACCAGAAAAACCAAACAGGCAAACAGCAACTCTCGAGAGTCCTCAATTGGCTGCCAAACAGCCACAGGAAAACTCACCCCCGCATGGATATCCTCCCCGTGGTGGTGGCGGGAATCGAAAGTCCAAAAAATTCCACACGCTTGGCTATATTCCCTGGTCTCATTTGCCCCCCGCTGCCAAAGTAGCCCTAAGAGGGGTGTTCATCAGAGTTGCAAGCATGGAACCGTATGAACTCAGTTAACAGGACTGAACAGACTCCTCCATCCAGGCCTCGTTCAAATGCTGCGTTTGCAGGCCGCTTCTCTAGCCCATACAGGGTCGGCCCATCCATGAATCAAACTTGCAGGCCGCTTCTCTAGCCCTAAGGCGCTCAGCCATTCAGAAACCAATAACAACTGAAACAACAAAAAACGAATTGAAATAGCAACTAAAATAAACTGATGAGATAGTATCTCACAAATTCATGACTCACGTATATTTCTCACTTCCAGAGAACGCTTGATCTCGAAAGACAGAAAAAGGAAATCATGTAATTACATTTGGTGGATCCCTTCCCTTGGGAAGAGAGGGCGAAACTACAGTCTACTGGACCAACTGACTACAAATTCATTCCCAAGCTGGATACATCCTACAGCTTCAAAACTATCATAGCTATACTTCAATTTACATGGTGGGCAGttcgccaaaaaaaaaaaaggttggcAACTTGGCATGCACATCCTCGTCAATTCTTCGATGTGGGAGACCTTCAATGGTGACTTTAATCATTATTATATACTTACTCAGCTTGGATCACAAGGGCATATTTTCCCATATTGTGTGAAATTGAGCACCACAGTTGCCTCATTGATCGTTAGGTCTAATTTGTGCAACATCTGGCACCCAGTCACTACTGACGAGAACAATATGATCACCGTCTCTGATAAGCTCCACCTCATCAATCTCAGCACCCCCAACTGTCAGGACCTTGGTAGGCTTGAAGTCGAACTTCTTTGCACCTAGTTCGAGAAGCTCAGTCATCGACCGTGGTAGGCGCACAAGCTTCCCTGCAGCATTCCCTTTCTCAGGGCAGCTGATTGTCACCCTGATGAGGGAGTCGTGATGGCAACTTGGGCCACCTGTTCCAGCAAGGCCTTTCGAGAGCAGACCACCTGTGTCCTGGCGGGCCTGGGATGAAGAAATGACACCGAAAAGAGAATTTTGGAAACTGACCCTCTTTCTGAGGAGCTTCTGTGGAACAACTTTGCTGCGTACTTCGGCGTCTTCATGGTTCATATTTGGCATTGAGGGTTCACTGTTGAACCTCCCTATCAGCATAGGTGCCACTCTGCCATTTGAGGCATGCTGCCTATGTGCTTTTCGTGATTTAAAGAGAACCTGAATGTCATCATGGCCTTGCTGATCAGCTAGATCTCTTGCTGACCAGCCATTGTTGTCCTGCTTGTTGATGTCAGCTCCGTGTTCCAGCAACAACTCAACCATCTGAACATTTCCATCACAGACTGCACGATGCAGCGGTGTGGTTCCATCTTTCGTTGAGCTGTTTATGTTGCCACCATAGCGGATAATGTTCTCAAGCAACTCAGCATCATTTTCCTCAACAGCGATGCAAGCATACAAGGCTGTGTCTCCAGATGATAGCTCTGCACCACTCTCTACTAACAGCTCTATTACTGCATTATGCTTTTCACATAAAGCCtcccatagaggcacttttcCTTCGGAATCTGTAAAGGATGGAAGGGTTAAAGGAGGTGAACTTCAAGACTCATggcaaaaatatcacaaataaaGACTGAATTCCTAACTAGTAATTTAGTTTTCTTGGTGGCAAGAATATCACCAGCTCTGGTCAATCTGTAAAAGATGTATCACAGTTCTAGTTTTATGCGTACCTCTAGCATTTGGATCAGCTCCGTAGTCTAGAAGAAGCTTGACGCATTGTTCGTCTCCTTTGGAAGCAGCTATATGCTGAAAATAATGAAATGAATACTGTTAAATTTAACAGAAATAtgttcacacacacacacacacacacacacacatgaatCCATAGATGTGCATACCAGTGCTGTATGCCCATTGTTATCTGATTCATTTGGATCCAAACCACGCTTCAAAAGTTGATGTAACATAAAATCATCTCCTTTATTTACTGCAAAGCAGAGGGTAACTGGCAAATCCAGACGACCCCGCGCTAGCATGTTCTCAATCTCCTTCAGAACACCCGCCATTACACTGTTGTCTTTCTGCTCTTTCAGTAACTACAATcataataaaaaaggaaaaaaaatcctaATCTCAGTAGTAGATTTAAAACCAATGGAATTTCAAATACATTCCCACTATTGTTGTGGCAGGTGATTATCAGAACCATGAAAGAAAAAAGTCATGCCACAGTTAAGATGACTCAAGAACCTAATAAACGACCTAGTGATTACCTGAGAATAAAATATTGAGCTACACATCTTGTTAAGCAAGATAATACAGGGATAAATAATGGAAACTTGATCTAAATGAGTAAATAGGTTAGTTCAACTTCCTTTTGACCTTTTCTATGTCAAAACTCTACAAGTACAAATCGAATATAATTGAAATATGCAACATGAAAGAAAATTAGGAAGAATAATGTTGTTCCTGTACCTGCATAAGGTTGTTCATTATTATTGTTCCATCTGCAACATTGGATTGAACAAGGCTGAGAAAGGCAGTGCGATTCATACGCAGAAGCTGGCATAATGATTTTGTTCGAACTGTGAATAGTTGGGGCCTATAGCAAAGAACCCCAATTTCTCCAACAACATCTCCTGCCTTAGCCACTCCAGCTATCTGCAGGTACCAGCATATTATGTTAAAaggacaatttgatcaataaaTTCACTGCCACTTGAGCATCAAAGCGCAAAAGACTTGCCTGTTCTCCGCCATTTCGCAACTCTACCAACTCCTGTAGAAGTGACAAGCATATCAGAATGACCATGTGATTTGGTTTCTGCGCTATTGATAGCAAAACTACTACTTTTCTTCCCCAAATTTATTTATGCATAATGGTATCCTTACCGCGCTACCAGTAACTAAAATAtaaaagtctgtgggtgcttcaTTCTGCAGAATCACATCTTCCCTAGGTGGAAAATATTCAGCTTTCATCTCAGAAACCTTTTTCCATGGAAAAACACAAAGCAAGATAAGTAAATGATGAAGCAGTAGCAAAACATTTTAAATGGATACAAAATGGAATTTGCATAGCCTCACCAGTTGAAAAATCAGGTCATTGGACACCCCTTCAAACAAGTAGACCTTTTGGACAAGATTGAAAAACAGATACTGAGAAATGCTGGATCTTATAGCCTTAGGAAGCGCATCGAGGGTCTCTTGTTGTTGAAGACCTTCTGAATCTGTCCTGAACTTCAAGCTAAGATGGGAGATCATCTGATCTTGGAGCCGACTTGGTAACTGATTCCTTAGTGCAAAGCTGGTTGCTGCTTGAATTGTATCTCTCTTTAGTCCAAAACATAACAGAAAAAAGCTATTAGGTGCAACTTCAATATGACTCTTATAAAGGTTGATATCAACAAAGACTAAACAAAAAAGTGAAAAACAACTCACATATTTTCGAGTACGGCTGGTGCCATGGACAACCAGATTGGTCATGTTACCAATCAAATAGGCAGTCAATCCAAGGTT from Sorghum bicolor cultivar BTx623 chromosome 3, Sorghum_bicolor_NCBIv3, whole genome shotgun sequence encodes the following:
- the LOC8058236 gene encoding potassium channel AKT1 isoform X1 → MAGWGSSRVAACGPWGRGAALERELSRDGSHYSISSGILPSLGARSNRRVKLRPFIVSPYDRRYRCWETFLIILVVYSAWVSPFEFGFIRKPTGALAAVDNVVNAFFAVDIILTFFVAYLDRMTYLLEDDPKRIAWRYTTSWFVLDVASTIPSEFARRILPPNLRSYGFFNMLRLWRLRRVSSLFARLEKDRHFNYFWVRCAKLICVTLFAVHCSACFYYLLADRYPVPTDTWIGNSMPDFHQRGLWIRYVISVYWSITTLTTVGYGDLHAENTREMIFNIFYMLFNLGLTAYLIGNMTNLVVHGTSRTRKYRDTIQAATSFALRNQLPSRLQDQMISHLSLKFRTDSEGLQQQETLDALPKAIRSSISQYLFFNLVQKVYLFEGVSNDLIFQLVSEMKAEYFPPREDVILQNEAPTDFYILVTGSAELVELRNGGEQIAGVAKAGDVVGEIGVLCYRPQLFTVRTKSLCQLLRMNRTAFLSLVQSNVADGTIIMNNLMQLLKEQKDNSVMAGVLKEIENMLARGRLDLPVTLCFAVNKGDDFMLHQLLKRGLDPNESDNNGHTALHIAASKGDEQCVKLLLDYGADPNARDSEGKVPLWEALCEKHNAVIELLVESGAELSSGDTALYACIAVEENDAELLENIIRYGGNINSSTKDGTTPLHRAVCDGNVQMVELLLEHGADINKQDNNGWSARDLADQQGHDDIQVLFKSRKAHRQHASNGRVAPMLIGRFNSEPSMPNMNHEDAEVRSKVVPQKLLRKRVSFQNSLFGVISSSQARQDTGGLLSKGLAGTGGPSCHHDSLIRVTISCPEKGNAAGKLVRLPRSMTELLELGAKKFDFKPTKVLTVGGAEIDEVELIRDGDHIVLVSSDWVPDVAQIRPNDQ
- the LOC8058235 gene encoding uncharacterized protein LOC8058235 translates to MAAAGKGWAERVRRGVRTAWFMVAMVASLLVASAPALVAAGDVAVALWLEVRLGCFRGDGLRGHLQRYRFRNSLADIPLVSVVRSIVITCVYLMSDTSGLSHGPYLGTTTFCSLASLLILLIKASVYSPAQDIGPELSPSLPDHNLNLKKLWGMPVLFLSSLVFALGHVIVAYRTSCRARRKLLIHRIDPESILAYKNAFSGCYKVPRSPTPYSGKLFTRSESETKRKTLIQEDHDLPISFLADSDSMFIACQGITIHYKVSDPAASLPSSPDSFSERDTHHDVISSSISPRRQRHESPPSASSNTRRLLNRSFSHQYHHTSLYAPLLVEPVASPTLLDDIPLMCLDDGNADGCLNHVGFDLEAGRQGKFAVVLVHGFGGGVFSWRHVSSLLARQLGCTVMAFDRPGWGLTSRPRRKDWEDKKLPNPYELESQVDLLISFCSEMGLHSVVLVGHDDGGLLALKAAEKLRTYGVDRKVEVKGVVLIGVSLSREVIPAFARILLHTPLRKKHMVRPLLRTEITQVINRRAWYDATKLTTEILNLYKAPLFVEGWDEALHEVGRLSFSTVLPSKRAADLLKSVEDLPVLVVAGSEDALVSVKSAQAMASKLVNSRIITISGCGHLPHEECPKALLSALSPFISTLVPSEDLLQRL
- the LOC8058236 gene encoding potassium channel AKT1 isoform X2, yielding MTYLLEDDPKRIAWRYTTSWFVLDVASTIPSEFARRILPPNLRSYGFFNMLRLWRLRRVSSLFARLEKDRHFNYFWVRCAKLICVTLFAVHCSACFYYLLADRYPVPTDTWIGNSMPDFHQRGLWIRYVISVYWSITTLTTVGYGDLHAENTREMIFNIFYMLFNLGLTAYLIGNMTNLVVHGTSRTRKYRDTIQAATSFALRNQLPSRLQDQMISHLSLKFRTDSEGLQQQETLDALPKAIRSSISQYLFFNLVQKVYLFEGVSNDLIFQLVSEMKAEYFPPREDVILQNEAPTDFYILVTGSAELVELRNGGEQIAGVAKAGDVVGEIGVLCYRPQLFTVRTKSLCQLLRMNRTAFLSLVQSNVADGTIIMNNLMQLLKEQKDNSVMAGVLKEIENMLARGRLDLPVTLCFAVNKGDDFMLHQLLKRGLDPNESDNNGHTALHIAASKGDEQCVKLLLDYGADPNARDSEGKVPLWEALCEKHNAVIELLVESGAELSSGDTALYACIAVEENDAELLENIIRYGGNINSSTKDGTTPLHRAVCDGNVQMVELLLEHGADINKQDNNGWSARDLADQQGHDDIQVLFKSRKAHRQHASNGRVAPMLIGRFNSEPSMPNMNHEDAEVRSKVVPQKLLRKRVSFQNSLFGVISSSQARQDTGGLLSKGLAGTGGPSCHHDSLIRVTISCPEKGNAAGKLVRLPRSMTELLELGAKKFDFKPTKVLTVGGAEIDEVELIRDGDHIVLVSSDWVPDVAQIRPNDQ